One part of the Eleginops maclovinus isolate JMC-PN-2008 ecotype Puerto Natales chromosome 14, JC_Emac_rtc_rv5, whole genome shotgun sequence genome encodes these proteins:
- the cited1 gene encoding cbp/p300-interacting transactivator 1, with the protein MTSLLFPAHAAMKDLSSSSSPLSTLLHYPNSKSSVAPFSPSAGAASSPGTTLSSTPISKPQPFCLQTGPHLIASMQLQKLNSHYQNLAGASAGHPAPGGAQRGFGASPLGTGNQLLGPSGGLGGGGMNMGNQSTGAGAIIDFDPVDEEVLMSLVVELGLDRANELPELWLGQNEFDFMSDVPAGC; encoded by the coding sequence ATGACCTCACTGCTGTTTCCTGCCCACGCTGCGATGAAGgacctctcctcttcctcctctcctctcagcacCCTGCTCCATTACCCGAACTCCAAATCCTCCGTCGCACCGTTCTCCCCGTCCGCCGGTGCCGCCTCCTCGCCCGGAACCACGCTATCCTCGACTCCGATCTCCAAACCTCAGCCCTTCTGCCTGCAGACCGGGCCGCACCTCATCGCCAGCATGCAGCTGCAGAAGCTCAACTCGCACTACCAGAACCTCGCCGGTGCTTCTGCCGGACACCCAGCACCCGGCGGCGCTCAAAGGGGCTTCGGTGCCTCGCCTCTGGGCACGGGAAACCAGTTGCTGGGGCCGTCTGGAGGCCTGGGTGGAGGTGGTATGAACATGGGGAACCAAAGCACCGGTGCAGGTGCAATTATCGACTTTGACCCCGTGGACGAGGAGGTTCTCATGTCACTGGTCGTTGAGCTCGGATTGGATCGAGCCAACGAGCTGCCTGAGCTCTGGCTGGGTCAGAACGAGTTTGACTTCATGTCAGACGTACCGGCCGGATGCTGA